tgtaatttctataatataattttccgaccctataaagtatatattttctggatccttataggtagcggagatgattaagccatgtccgtctgtctgtctgtccttctgtctgtctgtatgtttgttgaaatcagtttttagaagaccccagatatctgcgagatccgaatcttccataattctatcagacatacgaccggcaagaacgctatttaaaatcagcaaaatcggtccataaataacggagatatgagcaaaaaaccgagacaacctctgaaaatttcatataaaatttagattttttattcatgctcagacagaaactgcaaaaaacaaaaacaaaatacataacaatacggtaaatattgttattgtaatttgtttataaaagcaaagcagagcaagagcagcagagcaagagtagcagagcgagagcatcactaatgttttgttattggctagaaatatgaaattaagtatgtagagcctggattaagtgagaacctataaaaggggactttctggtactttttcgttcttcaaaaggtattttttgaaatttctataatattgaacctagaaacatgaaattaagtatgcatggcccggattaagtgaggacccaaacaaggggagtttttggtactttttcgtttttcaaaagatactttttgcaatttctacaatattgaacctagaaacatgtaattaagtatgtacactcaaaaaaataatcaaGCCATCCGGGCTTGAATCAATCCATATCGGTCTCAATAGTACGGTAATCCCGGTTTGGCTTAAATCAAGTGCAAAATGATTGAATCAATCTAGAAACAGCCAATCACGAAAGTGCTGATTTTATCGCGATTTAAACCTTTTTAGGATCAAAGTGATCTCAAaacatatttgatttaaaacagtttttcctTGATTTAATCTCGAATCCATACTAAAATGAGATCGAAATGATCCAAAATATGATTGTTTCAAGCATTTTAAACTTGATTTAATCCCAAAATCGCGCTTTATTTAATCCTTAAATTGATCGATTTGATCATTTGATATCTCAATATACCCAAAAAGCGCTTGATTTTATCCTAAAATCGCGCTTGATTTAATcctaaaatttattgatttgatcatttaaaatgtcaaatttacCCAAATAGCGCTGGATTTAATCCTGAAATCGTGCCTGATTTAATCCTAAAATTGATTGATTTGATCttttaaaatgtcaaatttacCCAAATAGCGCTGGATTTAATCCCAAAATAGCGCTTGATTTAATCCTAAATTTGATTGATTTGATCatttaaaatgtcaaatttacCCAAATAGCGCTTGATTTAATCCTAaactaaaataagttttttatattttattttatatttattaatatttatttatacaaaagaatcattaattttttaataaacaaaaaagttaatatattaatatttaattcattcaatataatatacatttaacaaaaatatcataaattttttttaataaacgaaaaaattatttattgttttcataattttttaaatttaattttcaacaatattCCGAAATACAATtctcaaaatttatttgatacCAGGTTTATAATTAGGCCTGTATTCAGAAAGAAGTAAAGAaacaattgttaatattttgaatttttcaaaaaaaaaattcaaatactgTTTTGTGTTCTTCTTTCTAAATACGGGCCTtaattaaaaggaattttttatgaataaatattgttgaaaaataaattagtaaacatacaaaagaaattgtttctttaaaagttaaatcaaaaatataagtaaatcataattaaaaaataaaaaaaaattaccaaatcgGAAGCTTTCGCATGGCATAGTTTGGGCCATGATTGTAGAAAGTCGATGTTATTTAGATTCTGTAATTCCCGGCGACGTATTTTATATGTTCTTTTCCATTTCTCACAAACATCTGCCCAATCTGATGAATCTTTATTTAAAGATGTTTTAAAAGCTGTAGCAACAGATTCATCTATCTCTTCATCTATATGCTCTGATGTGTTTTCTGCTTCGTCTTGACTGGACACAGAGGAATCAAATATTCCACGTTTACGGCGACAGTTTTTATACTTAAAGTATAACTTTCCACTTGGACTGCCTTTACAGCctcttgaaataaaataataacccttaaaatttaaagaaaaaatttaattataacaatGTTTTCTCAAgttgataaattattttagtCACCTGAATTTCTTTTTCTGATGGAAATATCGAGACTATTTCATTTACCAATAACGGAAAATCTGCAACTCTTATTATAATCTGGCTGCACATAACTTCTTcaactattatttttataaggAAATCCCTTTGATCGATAGTTAGCTTTTTCGTTCTGTATTCTAATATCGCCCTTCCGCCTGccgtttcttttaaaatatctatCAAACACTTAACGATAATAAACACGGTTAAGGATAATAATTATGATAGAATAAAATATGTTATACCTTATTTAAAACTCTTTTGCCACTGAAACCTTCATCAGACATCCAATTGTCGACCTTCGAATTGACTGAAATCGTTTCGTCATCAATTTCGAACTGTAAAATTGGATTATATAAAATGATACGATCAAGtatataacacatttttttatgatttacctgctgttttttccatttaaagagCTTCTCCCGAAATTCAATTCGGAGGTCAAGAGGTGGTATGGcttcttttatttcttctttttgaaTATATGGCAAGCTTTTGTACGTTACCTTAGCAGctgtagaaataaataaaacattattaataaaagcattatagaaacatttttaatcaattaaaaaaaatgtttttaaaaatttttaacatatttatattttattttattgaaatttttatatttactatttgttttcaatatattgatttttttaaatgtatttattaaaaattttaaattaatttatatcttcttaaaattaaaaaaattttataatgttttcaataaatttccacatgttataaaaatttagttattttaatttatataattattttctgcattttttatttattgtatttttttgttcacatactgaaaatttaaaaaaaatcaatctcTGATGGATATTGTAAAACAGGGAGTATaacttcagaaaataaaaaaaattaattgaaaacaaataaaaaataatttatttaactgttTGTTTGACAATAtcgaaacaacattttctttcttataaatatattgaaaacaaacacaaaatttaaaattttctacttgttttcaATAGATTTGTAAGAAAGATAATATTCTTTCTGCagataaatgttattatatctTCAATAGGAAatgtttcaataatttttttttttttttgattttcagtaaatttagattttcattatttttttttaattctcactatttttttaattttcactcacatatttttaaaattaagttttttaattataattaacttCTTTATGACCACTTGTTttgaatgaaattattttttaaaatatttttaaacaattcatttagttatttaatacacATTCtctaacttaaaatttttgcaaccaCTCTTCGCAAATTATACAACAGAAATGAAAACTAAACTACGCATTTCACAAAGGAATTTTACAATGTCTTGCTATTTTCTTACAATCTCATTTTTTGTTCTCGTTTGATGTGCATAACAACAAGAACTTGTTTTTTTACTGCAAATATTGCATCATAAAAAACACATTCAAACGAGGAGAGCAAGATCAGAAAAACCACCACCAAACACGCAATAGAAAAAAGAAGAGAATAAACAAGAGagttttacttctttttttattacttgattttcttaaagatttttttgtcaatgtttacaagcgtgttgttgtagttttcttCAATTGCCTAAACACCAAAAGCCGTTACTAATATTAACttatggaaaaaaaaacaacaacaatacaacaacttacttatttttcaacaaaatagaACATGCTGAATGTTGCCAAGCAAGGAATTTACGGTGGCATTTCTGTGCaggttgttgttgtgtttttttttgcataagttAAAATTAGTAGGGAATTTTTGGTGTATGCATATTAGAGTGgcccaaaaacaaaactttctgATATTCCCAATAAGCCTAAAGGTTAATACAAATTTAGTATCACATGAAAGGTCTTTTAAAGGcgcttttaatgcattttttaattataatttcgaatattctTGGACTTATTATACCTATATGTCATTAAAAGCGATTTTAAAGTCTTTTAAAATGATAACAAATTTGGCACAAGAacaaatagatttaaaaacatgttcttatatttaactaaattttttggtAACATTACCTACTTTTTTGGGTTCCCTAATGTATATGTACAGTTACACAAAGTTACGCCAAAATAAATTGTTGCAAGTTTATGGGCTTATGTTAGATGGATACTTTATTCTAACGTTTCTTTTATAGGTATTTatcattaaaatctaaaaaatactcaaaaagtgaatatttttatacaaaatgttaaattaaaatttccatcCCGAAACAAAATTAGACCCCAAACATGCTTCACTTAAAatgaattctataaaaatttacttacctTTTAGGTATTGATATGCCTCCTCTAAATTAAAGCTTTTCAGAAGCACTTGTAAAAGGGAATCGTCATCGTTTTGATCAtccataattaattaattaacacaaaacaacaaattgtaTGCAACActacaaattctttaaaacacAACAATGAAACACAACAATGAACTCAACGAACGCACAAAATAGACTGATACATTTCATCCCTTTAAAATAACTAGTAACTTGATTTCAATGTAAAACAGCATAAAAAGATTATTAGAGCGCATGAGAGAGTAA
The window above is part of the Lucilia cuprina isolate Lc7/37 chromosome 6, ASM2204524v1, whole genome shotgun sequence genome. Proteins encoded here:
- the LOC111677273 gene encoding uncharacterized protein LOC111677273 — its product is MDDQNDDDSLLQVLLKSFNLEEAYQYLKAAKVTYKSLPYIQKEEIKEAIPPLDLRIEFREKLFKWKKQQFEIDDETISVNSKVDNWMSDEGFSGKRVLNKCLIDILKETAGGRAILEYRTKKLTIDQRDFLIKIIVEEVMCSQIIIRVADFPLLVNEIVSIFPSEKEIQGYYFISRGCKGSPSGKLYFKYKNCRRKRGIFDSSVSSQDEAENTSEHIDEEIDESVATAFKTSLNKDSSDWADVCEKWKRTYKIRRRELQNLNNIDFLQSWPKLCHAKASDLVIFFYFLIMIYLYF